The region tttgtttccacaggaaatgagagactgtggattttTTCTGAGTTAAacatcaggtttgatcaaggaagaccacctgagaaatctccagtaggaattgatggcccagatgtctaagttctacatccaaaaaaagattcaagactgctgcctaagatgatcaagcctcacatgatactccagtcaggacttgatcataactctaaattttctttaggtccccataagattatcaggtTCCctaaccagctggaagtagcctggaacactatgcccacattccctaaaaatggactatggatattttcctttgcttaaaaaaagagggggaaatagTGTGGGAGAATTCTCTGtgttctgtcaatcatattttaaataaacactgattgaccaggcaggaagtataggtggatcaaccagacaggaagtagaggcagggcgatgaaaACAGGAGACTTCTAGGAAGTAGAAAGCCCATTCCCCCCAGTCCTGgccagaccactgaagaagcaggatgggaCCTGccctactgaaaaaggtactgagccatgtggataacatagataaggataatagCTTAATAATATAAGCAacaagaactaataagaagcctgagctaatgggccaatcagtttgtaagtaatgcagactctctgtgtgatttctttggggctgaacagctgcaggaaccAAGCAGTGACGAAACTCCGACATGCAGGCCCACATGTTATAAGTAGGTAAGATGAAGCATTATCAAAAACAATAGTCAAGAGACACAGATTCTCTACAAGCCTTCCACCCTCTTGCAAGATATTTGCTATAGTTATCAGTTACATTCCTAtaatcttgcttcttctttgctACAACATAAGAACCTTATATATTTACTCTACCagatcaagaaaataaaacatttcatacaTAAGGAAAATGTATCAAGGTGTAACTGTTAgaattgtaatttattttaaaaacattttgtaattaaagGATATGTATCCAGGTGAAGCTGTATTGGATCATAAATTTATCTAGGGTAAGTAAACCACATCATGTCGCTCCTCCCTGCTTCTCGTAGCATTCGGTTCATTTGTGCCTGCACATTAACCATTTTTTGCTGATCTAAACTGTCCTGGATAGGCCATCTCCCATAGCAATGCACGGGGATAGGATAAATCACATATTTAAGCTCCATCAAGGGTGTTAAGTGCTCAAGAAGTCTCATGAGCATGGGCATACTAACAGGATTTGAGGAGAAGTTGAGCTCTTGGAGTTGGGAACAGTGACTTAGTGCTGGGATGATACCAGCAACAATAGAATCTGTTAAAATGCACTGAGTAACTGCCAGTTGCTGCAAGGTGCCAGAGAGTCTATGCAAGAGGTTATAAAAGGGCTCACAATCTTCCCAGTACATCGGATTACTGCCGATATTCAGCAGCTTTAAATTGTTGGCTTGAGGGCACTCAGCTAGAAACTTGAAATCATTGTACGAAAGTTCACAGAACGTTAGATGTAAGAAATCCAAACTGGTTGGGAGGACTCTgcagggagaaaacagaaaagtgttTCTGTAAAATGAGGACTAGAAGAAGGAAACTATATCTgtgaatctagaaaaaaactgttttgcaCATCAACAGCAAATGATGTGAGCTTTCACACACTTAATGTACTTGTGGGTCTGTGAGAGATACATTACCATTCCGGAAAATACTATTTTAACCTTGACAATTATACAACATATTCTTATAAAGTTGGGAAAAAACTTAGTGAAAATTCTATCAACTTAGGAAATACAACATAACCAAAGGGGGAGCTAATTCACATGCtcagaagagaaaggacagaaggagCAACTAACTGGAAGCTCCTGTTGGCCAGTCTATAAATGACAGCCTCTCCATTCATGGCCTGAACCTTGGAGATTTTCCTCATGATGTGACAGTACCATCTATGGGTATATGAATCTGTGCATCTGTGCCAGAATTTAATGTCTTTCAATTCTCCCTCTTTATATCTTGATGGCCAGAGGGGagttatatttttcatttgacCTTCATGTGTCTGGAATGAGCACAGAGCCTACATATGCTCACCTGACTACACTTTTTGTAAACCCATTATTCTCTTCAATTACCAAAAGAAACCATTCCGTGTCTGTTTTTAAACTCCTAGAATTGCCcatgctgaggaagaaggagaaagggttATGGAAATTTTAAGTATATCTAAGAATTATTTCTCTCATCTTAAAAACTGGCTGCTACTGTAAACACAGTATGTACCCCATGCCCTTACCGCAGGGCAGTTTCCAGATGATCCGTGAGGatgaaagaatgaaaattgaGTTCATTGAGATGGTCCATACACCTAAGGTGTGAGACAAAATTCCGGAAGACTTTCCCATTCAAAGATCTACAAGTGATTCTAGACAGGCAAAATCTTCTCAGGTGTCCCACCCGAGCCAGAAGGTTGTTGACTTCAATAAGAGAACCCTGAAATACTGACAGGCTGACTAGACATTTGAGATCTAGACAGTTAAGAATGTTTCGCCTATCACCCAATTTATCGATTTCCAAATCTCGGCAGCATAGATGCAAAGACCCTGAACTGTCTTCTACTTTGTTCAGAAGCAGAGTCAAATATTCATGTTCTCTTAGGGTGATACCACTAACAATGGAAATGTTCACAATTAATTCCATGGGCAGACTAGAAGGTTGAACCTCAGGTTCTGAACTTGCAATACTCTGCTGTGACTGTATCTTCAAGATTGAGTGTTCTGAGTGAGCACAGGAGAACAAGCATGCTGGTGACTTAGTACTGATCTCTGGGCAGACGATCTTGCAGCCAGAATACTCCCTTAAATCTAGGATCCTCAGTTTAGAGCTCctgtaagaaaaaaagaacacagaataCTATGAGGTATAAACATTAATATAACCCAGCAAGATCAATGATAACATCTAGTGACAATATCATCTTTTTGTTCTTGTCATTTCATACACCAGCTACCAACAAGATTTTATTATGCAAATATTATATCCTGTACTGTTTCCTGTAATCAATGAATTTTCTTAACGTATTGCTATGCCTGTCTTCATGAGACATCTGCATTATGGATATCTATCAACAGTAGCCTCTCTCACCTCTATTGCAATATTAAGACCCTCTGTAAGACATCAACATTTTTAAGAGAACCTCAACAGATGTACAAACCCCTTACACTGATTTTCACCATTCATTATTAACTAACTCTGGGAGATTATCTGGTCCACTATTGCAACAGGCTCCAGGATAAGGTTTTGCTATCTTATCACATACATATTATACTCATACCTATTGAAAAGATGAGTTCTTTGTAGTAACAACTGAAGACCATCAGTCATAACCCTTAAGTTCAATGTTTCTTATATGCTTAAGTTTCTAATGTGGAGACAAAACAGGGTTGAGCCTTAACCATTGCTGTCAGTGTCTTAGTATGCTCATTCAATGAGGAGAAAGCGTTGAACAGGACAACATTTCTCACTAAATagcacaaattattatttttcctttaattttccaCCATCTTCAGCAATCTTAACACTCGTGTCTTTCTTCTATGTAATAAAAACACCATAATGCAAATCTGACAACCGTGCCCTCAGTGACATATATCCCATATtcaatattttaagaaacatgTTTCCAATGTGACCTCAGGTATTAGACTAACAGTCCCACATTCTTTATCACTATTTGCATGTAAGAGTAAGAGTAGCAGGCTTTGGTGTAACCTCCTGTGTCTTCGCATGTCTCTATTAAACAAAGTCTTACCTAGATCCTGAGTTCTGAACAGGCAGGAATTGAAGACATTCCAGCATGGCTGTCAGGAGTTCACGATGGTGTTCTAGCACAGTAAATGTGCCGATATGGAGACAAGTAAAGGGCCAAACCTTCACCATTGCCTTCACTATATTCTTATGCAAACCCTTGAAGGAGGCACAGAATAGTGGAACAAAAAGTTCCCTTGGGATCTCCTTGAGAGCATGAATGGCTGCTGTTTCATTACTCAGGAGTTGATGTATAGCAAGATCCAGAAGTGTGTTTGGTTTCTTGTTGTCCATGTTAATGAACCTGCATAAGGGTGAGAAACATTTAGAAAACTTGACAAATATCCACAGAGTCTTTGCAACAATTGTTGGCAATATGGATATCTACTTGTAGAATAAATAGTAAAACAGCCACTTCTATTTGTAGGCAAAGGAAATTGGTTTGTGCGTCTATTAAAATCAATTTGtatatgaataaacaaataaccaAATTCTCTACATATTTATTCACATGTAAATAAGTATATGTGACAAATATGAATAGAAATAAGCACTAATTTAACAGAAGACTATTTTGGTCACCTAGCTACTGGACTCCTAATATTTGATCTCAATAGTATATAAAACATCATAAAAGAAAGAGTAAATCTATACAAAATTAATAGCATCATTACTAACTTAGAAATAGAATATACTAAGTCATCAAATTAACCGTGATTAAAGAAAAAGGGAATGACATTATATCCCCTGACTATATTGATATTTTGTCTATGATCTATCAAATAAATCTTATCTGAAGATTAGAGAAaagtcaaccactagagagctcttaacCCAGTGAAATGTTCAGACTGAAAAGAGCGAGTCCCTgtctcatattcctctctagcATTGGTATTAGATGCATGCATTgctactgcctggcctatatggctaactagtgtggcttcttggattaaaggtgtgtgaaaccactgcctggcctctatggttgactagtgtggctagctctgaaCTCTGTTCTTcgggtaagctttatttgttagattatcaacaaaatatcactatacgtGACTTGTCATATTTGGTCACCTTTGTGGCATGTGCAGACATACCAAAATTGCAAGAgatatgcatgaaataaaatgGTTAGGATCTTCAAACTGATCTGAGCCTTTATTCAGAAATACTAGTTCCagaggaatccctgattcagtgctgtggagttccatctgaaTGGgggagtgtgtgctatcctggggcgacctgccctggaagagatcgcagccccccttccccagcttctggtgcaggggtgtctttggtactcatgtccctgcctctcccaagctttccctagtgtattcaaggtccttggctcaggaccagtgtcctgttcctgcaccaaggccatccacccaaagggatgagaggctgccctccaggcaggactgaggattccagcaagggagtgcgggctccttcagattgtgctgcaa is a window of Arvicola amphibius chromosome X, mArvAmp1.2, whole genome shotgun sequence DNA encoding:
- the LOC119804408 gene encoding melanoma antigen preferentially expressed in tumors-like; the encoded protein is MDNKKPNTLLDLAIHQLLSNETAAIHALKEIPRELFVPLFCASFKGLHKNIVKAMVKVWPFTCLHIGTFTVLEHHRELLTAMLECLQFLPVQNSGSRSSKLRILDLREYSGCKIVCPEISTKSPACLFSCAHSEHSILKIQSQQSIASSEPEVQPSSLPMELIVNISIVSGITLREHEYLTLLLNKVEDSSGSLHLCCRDLEIDKLGDRRNILNCLDLKCLVSLSVFQGSLIEVNNLLARVGHLRRFCLSRITCRSLNGKVFRNFVSHLRCMDHLNELNFHSFILTDHLETALRVLPTSLDFLHLTFCELSYNDFKFLAECPQANNLKLLNIGSNPMYWEDCEPFYNLLHRLSGTLQQLAVTQCILTDSIVAGIIPALSHCSQLQELNFSSNPVSMPMLMRLLEHLTPLMELKYVIYPIPVHCYGRWPIQDSLDQQKMVNVQAQMNRMLREAGRSDMMWFTYPR